A single window of Coffea eugenioides isolate CCC68of chromosome 7, Ceug_1.0, whole genome shotgun sequence DNA harbors:
- the LOC113777537 gene encoding protein HYPER-SENSITIVITY-RELATED 4-like translates to MSESSSSNLAMAKTILSTVGSVAATAMVVRSVVREFVPAEMEDYLFSGLRRLFDRFSSQLTMVIDEFDGLVNNEIYEAAEVYLGPKVTPTTRRLKISKPEKQKNFNIAMEKGEELTDIFHGIKFKWVWIVNKVETRNFYNPRDMNSTLRSEVRSFELTFHKKNQDFVINTYLPYIVSEAESRKHEKKTIKLFTVDPEQMYDMNNAWLSVTLDHPSTFDTLAMDSEMKDMVLKDLERFAKRREFYRKVGKAWKRGYLLYGPPGTGKSSLIAAIANFLNFDIYDLELTEIRRNTDLRKLLVATANKSILVVEDIDCTIEFKDRLSNKAAAASSEPEFHEEEKKVTLSGFLNFIDGLWSSCGDERIIIFTTNHKEKLDPALLRPGRMDVHIHMSYCTPSGFRILAANYLEIKDHCLFKEIEELIAATEVTPAEVAEQLLKNDEADAILEGLIDFLHVKRKEKEEAETKKVEVEPKEEERNVQEGGEKEQRDGTKQES, encoded by the exons ATGTCAGAATCATCCAGCTCCAATTTGGCCATGGCCAAGACCATTTTGTCCACAGTTGGCTCAGTTGCAGCTACAGCAATGGTGGTCCGTTCAGTAGTCCGAGAATTTGTCCCAGCTGAGATGGAAGACTACCTCTTTTCTGGCCTTAGGAGGCTCTTTGACCGATTCTCAAGTCAACTGACAATGGTGATTGATGAATTTGATGGGCTGGTCAACAATGAAATCTACGAGGCAGCTGAGGTCTACCTAGGCCCGAAAGTAACCCCAACAACCCGAAGACTCAAAATCAGCAAGCCCGAAAAGCAGAAGAACTTCAACATTGCCATGGAGAAAGGTGAGGAGCTCACAGATATCTTTCACGGGATCAAATTTAAATGGGTTTGGATCGTTAACAAAGTTGAAACAAGAAATTTTTATAATCCCAGAGACATGAATTCCACTCTGAGGTCAGAGGTAAGGTCCTTTGAGCTGACATTTCACAAGAAAAATCAAGACTTTGTGATCAATACATACTTGCCTTATATAGTAAGTGAAGCAGAGTCGAGGAAACACGAGAAGAAAACTATCAAGCTTTTTACGGTGGATCCTGAACAGATGTATGACATGAACAATGCATGGCTGTCTGTGACTCTTGATCATCCTTCTACTTTCGATACATTGGCTATGGATTCAGAGATGAAAGATATGGTCTTGAAGGATCTCGAGAGGTTTGCGAAGAGAAGGGAATTTTATAGGAAAGTTGGCAAGGCTTGGAAAAGAGGGTACTTGTTGTATGGTCCTCCAGGGACTGGAAAATCTAGCTTGATTGCTGCCATTGccaatttcttgaattttgatATTTATGATTTGGAGTTGACTGAGATCAGGAGGAatactgatttgaggaaattgtTGGTGGCCACTGCTAATAAGTCTATATTGGTGGTGGAGGACATTGATTGCACTATTGAGTTTAAGGACAGGTTGAGCAATAAAGCTGCTGCTGCATCTTCAGAACCTGAATTTCACGAGGAAGAAAAAAAG GTGACGCTGTCTGGTTTCCTCAATTTTATTGATGGTTTATGGTCAAGTTGTGGTGACGAGAGGATCATAATTTTCACCACAAATCACAAAGAAAAGTTGGACCCTGCTTTATTGCGGCCTGGTAGAATGGATGTTCACATTCACATGTCCTATTGCACCCCTTCTGGATTCAGAATTCTGGCTGCAAATTACCTTGAAATTAAAGACCACTGCCTATTTAAAGAAATTGAGGAATTGATTGCAGCCACAGAGGTTACACCCGCAGAAGTTGCAGAGCAGTTGTTGAAGAATGATGAAGCTGATGCTATACTTGAAGGGTTGATTGATTTTCTCCATgtgaagagaaaagaaaaagaagaagccGAGACTAAGAAAGTTGAAGTAGAGCCAAAAGAGGAGGAGAGAAATGTACAGGAGGGAGGTGAGAAAGAACAGAGAGATGGTACAAAACAAGAAAGCTGA
- the LOC113777780 gene encoding proteasome subunit beta type-1-like — translation MTKEQANWSPYDNNGGTCVAIAGADYCVVAADTRMASGYNILTRDYSKIAKLADKCAMASSGFQADVRALQKHLEARHLIYQHQHNKQMSTPAMAQLLSNTLYYKRFFPYYAFNVLGGLDSQGKGCVFTYDAVGSYERVGYSSQGSGSTLIMPFLDNQLKSPSPLLLPAKDAVTPLSESEAIDLVKTCFASATERDIYTGDKLEIVVLNAEGTRREYMELRKD, via the exons ATGACGAAAGAACAAGCTAATTGGTCTCCTTACGACAACAATGGAgg CACTTGTGTCGCAATTGCCGGTGCAGATTACTGTGTTGTTGCGGCCGACACGAGAATGGCTTCGGGATACAATATATTAACCCGGGATTACTCCAAAATCGCTAAATT GGCGGACAAATGTGCCATGGCATCTTCTGGATTTCAGGCTGATGTAAGAGCTTTGCAAAAGCACTTAGAAGCAAGGCATCTG atctatcagCATCAGCACAATAAACAAATGAGCACTCCTGCCATGGCTCAGTTGCTGTCGAACACCCTTTACTACAAGCGCTTCTTTCCTTACTATGCTTTTAATGTTCTGGGGGGGCTTGATAGTCAGG GGAAGGGGTGTGTCTTCACATATGACGCTGTTGGATCCTATGAGAGGGTTGGATATAGTTCACAAGGTTCTGGTTCTACATTGATCATGCCTTTCTTGGACAACCAGCTAAAGTCTCCTAGCCCTCTCTTATTACCTGCAAAG GATGCTGTTACACCACTTTCTGAATCTGAAGCCATTGACCTGGTAAAGACATGTTTTGCTTCTGCAACAGAAAGAGATATCTACACC GGCGACAAGCTGGAAATTGTCGTCTTGAATGCTGAGGGAACTAGACGTGAATATATGGAACTGAGGAAGGATTGA
- the LOC113778769 gene encoding AAA-ATPase At3g50940-like isoform X2, with protein MVTFTAIPSPSSVFSAYASLSASIMLFQTVLNQFVPRPVQNCISSAIRYYFKPRSSKLVVVIEENDGISNNEIYNAAEIYLYSKIDSSIECLKITKRPKEASINIKFAHCEKMVDYYDGVEVGWRFCCEERKKGPSKLVDDDSGHFFSDFEKRYFELSFNRKHKEKILGSYVPYVLQRSKDIKAEKKVVKLHTLSSISYSPSIAWESINLEHPSTFDTIALDAKLKKAITEDLDRFVRRKDFYRKVGKAWKRGYLLHGPPGTGKSSLIAAIANYLRFDIYDLELANIKRDSDLRRLLLKTANRSILVIEDIDCGVELPDRKGPSAHAEGRPREPQFTLSGLLNFIDGLWSSCGDERIIIFTTNNRDRLDPALLRAGRMDMHISMSYLTAEGFKILATNYLDIKDHHWQFEEIGELIESMNVTPAEVAEELMKSDDADVSLGGLLNFLNVKRKKMNDDDDDGDGTKDKGSDEIDQVQKGKKLKLDINTDELPR; from the exons atggtgaCTTTCACAGCAATACCTTCGCCATCATCAGTTTTCTCAGCATATGCCTCATTATCAGCTTCTATTATGCTGTTTCAGACAGTGCTAAATCAATTTGTACCCCGTCCGGTACAAAACTGTATTTCCTCTGCCATCAGGTACTATTTCAAGCCTAGGTCCTCTAAGTTGGTTGTAGTTATTGAGGAGAATGATGGGATATCAAACAATGAAATATACAATGCTGCTGAAATATATCTCTACAGCAAGATTGATTCCAGCATTGAATGTCTCAAGATCACCAAACGTCCCAAAGAGGCAAGCATAAACATCAAATTTGCTCACTGTGAAAAAATGGTTGATTACTATGATGGGGTTGAAGTTGGTTGGAGGTTCTGTTGTGAAGAGAGGAAAAAGGGTCCTTCAAAGCTTGTGGATGATGATTCTGGTCATTTTTTCTCAGACTTCGAGAAAAGATACTTTGAGCTTAGTTTTAACAGAAAGCACAAGGAAAAGATTTTGGGCTCCTATGTTCCTTACGTCCTACAAAGATCCAAGGACATCAAAGCTGAAAAGAAGGTTGTAAAGTTGCATACTTTGTCTTCCATCTCTTATTCACCATCAATAGCGTGGGAATCCATCAACCTCGAACATCCCTCCACCTTTGACACGATCGCATTGGATGCAAAGCTGAAGAAAGCAATTACTGAAGATTTGGATAGATTTGTAAGGAGGAAAGATTTTTACAGGAAGGTCGGGAAAGCATGGAAAAGAGGCTACTTGTTGCATGGCCCTCCAGGGACAGGAAAGTCGAGTTTGATAGCTGCAATAGCTAACTATCTGAGGTTTGATATATATGATCTTGAGCTTGCAAATATAAAACGTGACTCTGATTTGAGGAGATTGTTGCTCAAGACTGCAAATCGTTCCATACTCGTTATAGAAGATATTGATTGCGGTGTGGAGTTGCCTGATAGAAAGGGGCCATCTGCACATGCAGAGGGACGTCCAAGGGAACCCCAG TTTACGCTGTCAGGGCTGTTGAACTTCATAGATGGTCTGTGGTCTAGCTGCGGGGATGAGCGAATCATCATATTCACAACCAACAACAGGGACAGGCTTGATCCAGCATTGCTGCGTGCAGGGCGAATGGACATGCACATTTCGATGTCATATCTAACAGCTGAAGGGTTCAAGATCTTGGCCACCAATTACCTGGATATCAAAGATCACCATTGGCAGTTTGAGGAGATAGGAGAATTGATCGAGAGCATGAATGTCACTCCAGCAGAAGTTGCGGAAGAACTGATGAAGAGTGATGATGCTGATGTTTCCCTGGGAGGACTGCTTAACTTTCTCAATGtcaagaggaagaagatgaatgatgatgatgatgatggtgatGGAACGAAAGATAAAGGGAGTGATGAAATTGATCAGGTCCAGAAAGGGAAAAAGCTTAAGCTTGACATCAACACAGATGAACTTCCTCGTTGA
- the LOC113778769 gene encoding AAA-ATPase At3g50940-like isoform X1, whose amino-acid sequence MVTFTAIPSPSSVFSAYASLSASIMLFQTVLNQFVPRPVQNCISSAIRYYFKPRSSKLVVVIEENDGISNNEIYNAAEIYLYSKIDSSIECLKITKRPKEASINIKFAHCEKMVDYYDGVEVGWRFCCEERKKGPSKLVDDDSGHFFSDFEKRYFELSFNRKHKEKILGSYVPYVLQRSKDIKAEKKVVKLHTLSSISYSPSIAWESINLEHPSTFDTIALDAKLKKAITEDLDRFVRRKDFYRKVGKAWKRGYLLHGPPGTGKSSLIAAIANYLRFDIYDLELANIKRDSDLRRLLLKTANRSILVIEDIDCGVELPDRKGPSAHAEGRPREPQVRSCRFTLSGLLNFIDGLWSSCGDERIIIFTTNNRDRLDPALLRAGRMDMHISMSYLTAEGFKILATNYLDIKDHHWQFEEIGELIESMNVTPAEVAEELMKSDDADVSLGGLLNFLNVKRKKMNDDDDDGDGTKDKGSDEIDQVQKGKKLKLDINTDELPR is encoded by the exons atggtgaCTTTCACAGCAATACCTTCGCCATCATCAGTTTTCTCAGCATATGCCTCATTATCAGCTTCTATTATGCTGTTTCAGACAGTGCTAAATCAATTTGTACCCCGTCCGGTACAAAACTGTATTTCCTCTGCCATCAGGTACTATTTCAAGCCTAGGTCCTCTAAGTTGGTTGTAGTTATTGAGGAGAATGATGGGATATCAAACAATGAAATATACAATGCTGCTGAAATATATCTCTACAGCAAGATTGATTCCAGCATTGAATGTCTCAAGATCACCAAACGTCCCAAAGAGGCAAGCATAAACATCAAATTTGCTCACTGTGAAAAAATGGTTGATTACTATGATGGGGTTGAAGTTGGTTGGAGGTTCTGTTGTGAAGAGAGGAAAAAGGGTCCTTCAAAGCTTGTGGATGATGATTCTGGTCATTTTTTCTCAGACTTCGAGAAAAGATACTTTGAGCTTAGTTTTAACAGAAAGCACAAGGAAAAGATTTTGGGCTCCTATGTTCCTTACGTCCTACAAAGATCCAAGGACATCAAAGCTGAAAAGAAGGTTGTAAAGTTGCATACTTTGTCTTCCATCTCTTATTCACCATCAATAGCGTGGGAATCCATCAACCTCGAACATCCCTCCACCTTTGACACGATCGCATTGGATGCAAAGCTGAAGAAAGCAATTACTGAAGATTTGGATAGATTTGTAAGGAGGAAAGATTTTTACAGGAAGGTCGGGAAAGCATGGAAAAGAGGCTACTTGTTGCATGGCCCTCCAGGGACAGGAAAGTCGAGTTTGATAGCTGCAATAGCTAACTATCTGAGGTTTGATATATATGATCTTGAGCTTGCAAATATAAAACGTGACTCTGATTTGAGGAGATTGTTGCTCAAGACTGCAAATCGTTCCATACTCGTTATAGAAGATATTGATTGCGGTGTGGAGTTGCCTGATAGAAAGGGGCCATCTGCACATGCAGAGGGACGTCCAAGGGAACCCCAG GTTCGATCATGCCGG TTTACGCTGTCAGGGCTGTTGAACTTCATAGATGGTCTGTGGTCTAGCTGCGGGGATGAGCGAATCATCATATTCACAACCAACAACAGGGACAGGCTTGATCCAGCATTGCTGCGTGCAGGGCGAATGGACATGCACATTTCGATGTCATATCTAACAGCTGAAGGGTTCAAGATCTTGGCCACCAATTACCTGGATATCAAAGATCACCATTGGCAGTTTGAGGAGATAGGAGAATTGATCGAGAGCATGAATGTCACTCCAGCAGAAGTTGCGGAAGAACTGATGAAGAGTGATGATGCTGATGTTTCCCTGGGAGGACTGCTTAACTTTCTCAATGtcaagaggaagaagatgaatgatgatgatgatgatggtgatGGAACGAAAGATAAAGGGAGTGATGAAATTGATCAGGTCCAGAAAGGGAAAAAGCTTAAGCTTGACATCAACACAGATGAACTTCCTCGTTGA
- the LOC113778330 gene encoding AAA-ATPase At2g18193-like, producing the protein MQTFSEMQSTATSLFSAYASLAGTIMLFRSLVNDIIPPSLRSYIQSFLAYLFNFPSTQITIIIDEQNGMTRNQVYDSAEIYLSTKISPTTERFKVNKSPKQRTINVTIEKDQQITDTFGQIQLQWRFVLVEPRNDHGYSPEKRFFELSFNKKHKDAVMKDYLPFILEKAREIRDNDRVVKLYTRDCPYNDDDYNSYNGGGGAGIWGAINLDHPATFDKLAMEPEMKRAVIEDLDRFVRRRDYYRKVGKAWKRGYLLYGPPGTGKSSLIAAMANYLKFDIYDLELTSLYSNSELRRILISTSNRSIIVIEDIDCSVEMHDRQQEQNVGHEPSTKLTLSGLLNFIDGLWSSCGDERIIVFTTNYKEKLDPALLRPGRMDMHIHMSYCTPQGFRILASNYHGINGYHRLFGEIDRLIENSQVTPAELAEELMRSEDADLAVEGVINLLKRKEMDQSVEVNGSSRPTTPEENNEIMEESSPLLEEFQEPKRKMRPEFVMRRGLRTTCRRRVNRGGNSRFMVGGFRGKWS; encoded by the exons ATGCAGACATTCTCGGAGATGCAATCTACGGCAACGAGCCTTTTCTCGGCCTACGCATCTTTGGCCGGGACCATTATGCTCTTTCGGTCACTGGTCAATGACATTATTCCACCTTCCCTCCGATCCTATATCCAATCATTTTTAGCTTACCTTTTCAACTTTCCGTCGACTCAAATCACCATCATCATAGACGAGCAAAACGGCATGACTCGGAACCAGGTTTATGACTCGGCCGAGATATATCTCAGCACCAAAATCTCCCCAACCACGGAGCGATTCAAAGTCAACAAGTCCCCTAAGCAGAGGACCATCAATGTCACCATCGAGAAGGACCAACAGATCACGGACACATTTGGTCAAATCCAATTGCAGTGGCGGTTCGTGCTGGTTGAACCTCGAAATGACCATGGTTACTCCCCGGAAAAACGGTTCTTCGAGCTCAGTTTCAACAAAAAACACAAGGATGCTGTTATGAAAGATTATTTGCCTTTCATACTGGAGAAGGCGCGGGAGATTAGGGACAACGATCGGGTGGTGAAGCTGTATACTAGAGATTGTCCATATAATGACGATGATTATAATTCTTATAACGGTGGTGGCGGAGCTGGGATCTGGGGAGCGATTAATTTGGATCATCCAGCGACGTTTGACAAGCTGGCCATGGAACCGGAGATGAAGAGGGCTGTGATTGAGGATTTGGATAGGTTCGTGAGGAGGAGGGATTATTATAGGAAGGTCGGGAAGGCATGGAAAAGAGGATATTTGTTGTACGGACCGCCCGGGACGGGAAAGTCTAGTTTGATAGCGGCCATGGCTAATTACTTGAAGTTTGATATCTATGATCTGGAGCTTACGAGTTTGTATTCAAACTCTGAACTGAGGAGGATCTTGATTTCCACCTCCAACAGGTCCATCATTGTTATTGAGGATATCGATTGTAGCGTGGAGATGCATGATCGCCAGCAGGAGCAGAATGTTGGCCATGAACCATCAACTAAG TTGACGCTGTCGGGACTGTTAAATTTCATTGATGGGCTGTGGTCGAGCTGTGGAGACGAGAGAATTATTGTTTTCACTACCAATTATAAAGAGAAGCTCGACCCTGCTCTGTTGCGCCCGGGTAGGATGGACATGCATATTCATATGTCCTATTGTACACCTCAAGGATTTAGGATATTGGCCTCTAATTACCACGGCATTAATGGTTACCATCGGCTTTTTGGTGAGATTGATAGGTTAATCGAGAATTCTCAAGTTACCCCAGCTGAACTTGCAGAAGAACTCATGAGAAGTGAGGACGCTGATCTTGCAGTTGAGGGAGTTATTAACTTGCTCAAGAGAAAGGAAATGGATCAAAGTGTTGAGGTGAACGGTAGTTCGCGTCCAACAACTCCTGAAGAGAATAACGAAATCATGGAAGAATCGAGTCCTCTTCTAGAAGAATTTCAGGAGCCAAAAAGGAAAATGAGACCCGAGTTCGTTATGAGGAGAGGCCTAAGAACTACTTGCAGGAGAAGAGTGAACAGAGGAGGGAATAGCAGATTTATGGTGGGTGGATTTAGAGGAAAATGGTCATAG